One Candidatus Binatia bacterium DNA window includes the following coding sequences:
- a CDS encoding sulfatase, producing MPVRVLWPLLVLVVLGLGWFFWPPPAPPTNLVLIGIDTLRPDHASVYGYDKPTTPRLEALAARGVLFEEATSHAPWTLPSVSTVLTSLYPSQHGARVPGDLKDLTDDVPVRLGDVETLAQILRRSGKVTQAFVANAFTGYGIDDHFEGFSYAHASADRISRDGVDFLRANREHPFFLYLHYTDPHEHHRLLPKEHRARFTDASVLEAMGDRDKAGYRYIYDNFGPALYDAQTSFADEQVGVVFDALQQLDLTGRTLVVVFSDHGEEFWEHADAHRRYGEDPRGIYGLGHGQSLYQELLSVVFLMAGGDLPAGQVVKGAVGLRDLAPTVLDVMGLPPGTTMEGTSLVPAITSGQAPEREVFSESIAYGYEKKAIRVGDWKYILSLPDSLDELYDLRADPGETTNLAASDPERTAAMRRRVEEIVAGFAPEEPTEPTGISEETRRNLQALGYLTDDRAVPRDQP from the coding sequence GTGCCCGTGCGCGTGCTGTGGCCGCTTCTCGTTCTCGTCGTGCTTGGCCTGGGGTGGTTCTTCTGGCCGCCCCCGGCGCCGCCGACGAACCTCGTCCTGATCGGCATCGACACGCTGCGCCCGGATCACGCCTCGGTCTATGGATACGACAAGCCGACGACGCCTCGCCTCGAGGCGCTGGCCGCGCGGGGTGTCCTGTTCGAGGAGGCGACGAGTCACGCGCCGTGGACGCTGCCGTCCGTGTCGACCGTGCTGACGTCGCTCTACCCGTCGCAGCACGGCGCGCGAGTGCCGGGTGACTTGAAGGACCTCACGGACGACGTGCCCGTGCGGCTCGGAGACGTGGAGACCCTCGCGCAGATCTTGCGCCGAAGCGGGAAGGTGACGCAGGCCTTCGTTGCCAACGCGTTCACCGGCTACGGGATCGACGACCACTTCGAGGGCTTCTCCTACGCACATGCGAGTGCCGATCGGATCTCGCGAGACGGCGTCGACTTCCTGCGTGCGAATCGAGAGCACCCATTCTTCCTGTATCTTCACTACACCGACCCGCACGAGCACCATCGCCTGCTGCCGAAGGAGCATCGGGCGCGGTTCACCGATGCGTCTGTCCTCGAGGCGATGGGCGATCGGGACAAGGCAGGCTATCGGTACATCTACGACAACTTCGGGCCGGCGCTTTACGACGCGCAGACGTCGTTTGCGGACGAACAAGTCGGCGTCGTGTTCGATGCCCTGCAGCAGCTCGATCTCACGGGTCGCACGCTCGTCGTCGTCTTCTCCGATCATGGCGAGGAGTTCTGGGAGCACGCCGACGCGCATCGTCGTTACGGAGAGGATCCGCGCGGCATCTACGGCCTCGGCCACGGCCAGAGCCTCTACCAGGAGCTGCTCTCCGTGGTCTTTCTCATGGCAGGAGGAGATCTCCCGGCGGGGCAGGTGGTGAAGGGCGCGGTCGGGCTGCGCGATCTCGCGCCCACCGTGTTGGACGTCATGGGGCTTCCGCCCGGGACGACGATGGAAGGAACGAGTCTGGTCCCGGCGATCACCTCCGGGCAGGCGCCGGAGCGCGAGGTGTTCAGCGAGTCGATCGCGTACGGCTACGAAAAGAAGGCGATTCGCGTCGGGGACTGGAAGTACATTCTGTCTCTCCCGGACTCGCTCGACGAGCTCTACGATCTGCGGGCCGATCCCGGGGAGACGACGAATCTCGCGGCGAGCGATCCGGAGCGGACAGCCGCGATGCGTCGCCGCGTCGAGGAGATCGTGGCTGGATTTGCGCCCGAGGAGCCGACCGAGCCTACCGGGATCAGCGAGGAGACCCGTCGCAACCTTCAGGCGCTGGGCTACCTCACCGACGATCGGGCCGTCCCGCGAGATCAGCCGTAG
- a CDS encoding alpha/beta hydrolase, with the protein MPLDEDVKQLLAVMAPPGGPELHELGVEAAREGMAAAFLSETPEEVSRVENRTFAGPDGDVALRIYWPAGDGPHPALVYFHGGGWVLCNLDTHDGPCRSLTNQAGCVVVSVDYRLAPENKFPKGLDDCEAAVRWTAQNTAELGIDPERIAIGGDSAGGNLAAAVAISNRENEGPFLCHQLLVYPVIDSRRNTPSYQQNGEGYFLSAAAMKWFWEMYLNDESDGENQLASPIRADDLTDLPPATVITAEFDPLRDEGEAYAEQLAAAGVPVDSRRWDGIIHGFFGMSDMLPKGKEAISYAAARLRESFGGS; encoded by the coding sequence ATGCCACTCGATGAAGACGTGAAACAACTTCTCGCCGTGATGGCCCCCCCGGGCGGGCCCGAACTGCACGAACTCGGTGTCGAAGCCGCCCGCGAGGGAATGGCGGCCGCGTTCCTGAGCGAGACTCCGGAAGAAGTGTCGAGGGTCGAAAACCGAACCTTCGCCGGCCCCGACGGTGACGTCGCCCTCCGTATCTACTGGCCCGCGGGCGACGGCCCGCACCCGGCCCTCGTCTACTTCCACGGTGGCGGTTGGGTCTTGTGCAATCTCGACACCCACGATGGCCCCTGCCGATCTCTCACGAATCAGGCCGGCTGCGTCGTGGTCTCGGTCGACTATCGCCTTGCGCCCGAGAACAAATTTCCGAAGGGGCTCGACGACTGTGAGGCCGCAGTTCGGTGGACGGCCCAGAACACCGCCGAACTCGGCATCGACCCCGAGCGTATCGCCATCGGCGGCGACAGCGCCGGCGGCAACCTCGCCGCGGCCGTCGCCATCTCGAACCGCGAGAACGAGGGGCCGTTCCTCTGCCACCAGCTGCTCGTCTACCCGGTCATCGACTCGCGACGAAACACGCCTTCGTACCAGCAGAACGGCGAAGGCTACTTTCTCTCGGCTGCTGCGATGAAGTGGTTCTGGGAGATGTACCTGAACGACGAGTCCGACGGCGAGAACCAACTCGCTTCGCCGATCCGCGCCGACGACCTCACGGACCTTCCGCCTGCGACCGTCATCACTGCCGAATTCGATCCCCTCCGCGATGAAGGCGAGGCCTACGCCGAGCAACTCGCCGCCGCCGGGGTACCTGTCGACTCGAGGCGGTGGGATGGAATCATCCACGGGTTCTTCGGAATGAGCGACATGCTCCCGAAGGGGAAGGAAGCCATCAGCTACGCCGCCGCCCGCCTTCGCGAGAGCTTCGGCGGCAGCTGA
- a CDS encoding cytochrome P450, which yields MPDERNVAPMPPRVDSRLPWVGAGIPLLQNPTRFFEEQRRKLGETYLVDAFGNRLFCVFSPEGVRRLYELPEDEASFGIATFNLLKAKVPIEIFLGRRNRPHDLFGNQEVERYVDVLEEAVDLELEELGDSGRFEVFDEMRRLGHRLGLGAWAGTEAASPRYLDRLIPLFNRLDSADSFVQPIQGLIAQATKQARERRAQHGIEAILGEILAERCLREKRHGDFLDQIWDSFADVPEDERPVQVARDVMVLHMGAQSNLYAALAWTFVNVILRPTFLERIRDGDDVLLEKCANESIRMAQRSITLRHVLEPVEIDDGRQTYRVGPGVLIATMLSVTNVSCAAGLETFEPDHYQGRRLAPSVDVPTKELVSTFGHGRHSCPAQRFAITAIRISTRRLLERFDFTPEFSAAEPKRRQLGGVARSERPCPVRYARRHRGR from the coding sequence GTGCCGGACGAACGCAACGTGGCGCCGATGCCGCCCCGGGTCGACTCGCGTCTGCCCTGGGTCGGTGCGGGCATCCCGCTCCTCCAGAACCCGACCCGGTTCTTCGAGGAGCAGCGTCGCAAGCTTGGGGAGACGTATCTCGTGGACGCCTTCGGAAACCGGCTGTTCTGCGTCTTTTCCCCCGAGGGCGTGCGGCGGCTGTACGAGCTGCCGGAGGACGAGGCGAGCTTCGGCATCGCCACCTTCAACCTGCTGAAGGCGAAGGTGCCGATCGAGATCTTTCTCGGCCGCCGTAACCGGCCGCACGACCTCTTCGGAAACCAGGAGGTCGAGCGGTACGTCGACGTGCTCGAGGAGGCCGTCGACCTAGAGCTCGAGGAGCTCGGCGACAGCGGGCGCTTCGAAGTCTTCGACGAGATGCGACGCCTGGGCCACCGACTCGGGCTTGGGGCCTGGGCGGGTACGGAGGCCGCGTCGCCCCGCTACCTCGACCGGCTGATTCCCCTTTTCAACCGTCTCGACAGCGCCGACTCCTTCGTCCAGCCCATCCAGGGCTTGATCGCGCAGGCGACGAAGCAGGCGCGGGAGCGACGTGCGCAGCACGGGATCGAGGCCATCCTCGGCGAGATCCTCGCCGAGAGATGCCTGCGGGAGAAGAGGCACGGCGACTTCCTGGATCAGATCTGGGACTCGTTTGCAGACGTGCCGGAAGACGAACGGCCGGTGCAGGTCGCTCGCGACGTAATGGTGCTCCACATGGGCGCGCAATCGAACCTCTACGCCGCGCTTGCTTGGACCTTCGTAAACGTCATCTTGCGACCGACGTTCCTCGAGCGCATTCGCGACGGAGACGACGTCCTCCTCGAGAAGTGCGCCAACGAGTCGATTCGCATGGCGCAGCGATCCATCACCCTTCGGCACGTGCTAGAGCCGGTCGAGATCGACGACGGGCGGCAAACCTATCGCGTCGGCCCGGGCGTGTTGATCGCAACCATGCTGTCCGTCACGAACGTGTCCTGCGCCGCCGGCCTCGAAACGTTCGAACCCGATCACTACCAGGGCCGCCGCCTCGCCCCCTCGGTCGACGTGCCCACGAAAGAACTCGTCAGCACCTTCGGCCACGGGCGACACTCCTGCCCCGCGCAACGCTTCGCGATCACCGCAATTCGCATCTCCACCCGCCGCCTCCTCGAACGCTTCGACTTCACCCCGGAGTTCAGCGCAGCCGAACCCAAACGCCGCCAACTCGGCGGCGTCGCAAGATCGGAGCGACCTTGCCCGGTGAGGTACGCACGGCGGCACAGGGGACGTTGA
- a CDS encoding TonB-dependent receptor: protein MRLIPIFLAIASLATPAIAQVATDEAIRAIEAEASGGGAEDEVDAAAAQAAVPAGEPVPGVDSNERRRIEEIVVRARRRDELLEDTPVSVTALNEAAIRDSTITRINQITQLVPNLQFDSAGGTSTTARVFIRGVGINDTIMTNQPGVGIYVDGVYMARAAGSVLDVVDFAQIEVLRGPQGTLFGKNTAGGAINITTVKPSEELEGWALVRPGNLGRIDTRAVLNLPLYEDKVLSRWSFASLKNRGYTYNEFRDEYWSNQNSVNFQGALRFQLLDDLLIDVSGNYTKNHARPRGANCFFVRDVATQSLSPGFADNCKAAQAAAPDTVYEDVHGIQDLESYGVWGTLQYDIGELGPIDELTLKSITAWRRQTDSTRRDFDASQNGVLAINIAGGPLEIDGEPFESEQISQELQVNGHALDSRLSWVSGLYYLSDDAQENSGTAAFYDGPFVPGAQSVANREVDNYTIGVFGQATYDVLDWMGLTGGVRWTKDSQGYRIFNYELLDPESPKGAPVLRSQVTQDTDDREDFEAWTPMASLSMTLPEEYMPAPLDHLLGYFTYSTGFKGGGFNARTGSGFPPGKPPPTFDPEHVKSYEIGFKTVWFDRRLTANASFFLADYTDQQVLTLISVPCATPEDPTCLMIQAINANAASSTVKGAEIEFLGLPTDGLQLTWNVGLLDSEYDEFLSTSQIDDSPLDRRGESFNNVPEFTTFLAAQYSLPITSGAEWLTGWLTPRVEWYYRSSVHINGPELESSNQWGVGLLNARLSYDFLDDRAQVALWGRNLTDERYKTDSIPVAPLGFDSVYFAVGRTWGAELSYRF from the coding sequence ATGAGGCTGATACCGATCTTTCTTGCGATCGCCTCGTTGGCGACCCCTGCGATCGCGCAGGTGGCCACCGACGAAGCGATTCGGGCCATCGAGGCGGAGGCCTCGGGCGGCGGCGCAGAGGATGAAGTCGATGCGGCGGCGGCTCAGGCGGCCGTTCCGGCGGGCGAACCGGTTCCGGGCGTTGATTCCAACGAGCGAAGGCGGATCGAGGAGATCGTGGTTCGCGCGCGACGCCGCGACGAACTGCTCGAGGACACGCCCGTCTCCGTGACGGCGCTCAACGAGGCCGCGATTCGCGACTCGACAATCACCCGAATCAACCAGATCACCCAACTCGTTCCGAACCTTCAGTTCGACTCGGCTGGCGGTACGTCGACGACGGCTCGGGTGTTCATCCGAGGTGTCGGAATCAACGACACCATCATGACGAACCAGCCTGGTGTCGGGATCTACGTCGACGGTGTGTATATGGCGCGTGCCGCCGGGAGCGTGCTCGACGTCGTCGACTTCGCGCAGATCGAAGTGCTGCGCGGGCCGCAGGGGACGTTGTTCGGGAAGAACACGGCGGGGGGCGCGATCAACATCACCACGGTGAAGCCCTCCGAAGAGCTGGAGGGCTGGGCGTTGGTGCGTCCAGGCAATCTTGGGCGAATAGATACACGCGCGGTGCTGAATCTGCCGCTCTACGAGGACAAGGTTCTTTCGCGCTGGTCCTTCGCTTCGCTGAAGAACCGCGGCTACACGTACAACGAGTTCCGTGACGAGTACTGGTCGAATCAGAACTCGGTGAACTTTCAGGGGGCGCTCCGCTTTCAGTTGCTCGACGATCTTCTGATCGATGTCTCGGGAAACTACACGAAGAACCACGCTCGTCCGCGAGGGGCGAACTGCTTCTTCGTGCGCGACGTGGCGACGCAGAGTCTCTCGCCGGGCTTCGCCGACAACTGCAAGGCTGCGCAGGCGGCGGCGCCGGACACGGTCTACGAAGACGTGCACGGCATCCAGGACCTCGAGAGCTACGGCGTGTGGGGGACCCTCCAGTACGACATCGGAGAGCTGGGGCCGATCGATGAGCTGACGTTGAAGTCGATCACGGCGTGGCGCAGGCAGACCGATTCGACCCGGCGTGACTTCGACGCCTCGCAGAACGGCGTCCTTGCGATCAACATCGCCGGCGGGCCGCTCGAAATCGACGGGGAGCCATTCGAGTCCGAACAGATCAGCCAGGAGTTGCAGGTCAACGGGCATGCGCTCGACAGCCGTCTCTCCTGGGTGAGCGGATTGTACTATCTGTCCGACGACGCGCAGGAGAACAGTGGGACAGCGGCGTTCTACGACGGGCCGTTCGTTCCCGGAGCGCAGAGTGTCGCAAACCGCGAGGTGGACAACTACACGATCGGCGTCTTCGGCCAGGCGACGTACGACGTCCTGGACTGGATGGGGCTGACGGGGGGTGTTCGTTGGACGAAGGATAGCCAGGGGTATCGGATCTTTAACTACGAGCTCCTGGATCCCGAATCACCGAAGGGCGCGCCCGTGCTGCGGAGCCAGGTCACGCAAGACACGGACGACCGTGAGGACTTTGAAGCGTGGACGCCGATGGCGAGCTTGTCGATGACGCTGCCGGAAGAGTACATGCCCGCCCCCCTCGATCATCTGCTCGGCTACTTCACGTACTCGACGGGCTTCAAGGGCGGTGGCTTCAACGCGCGCACGGGGAGTGGCTTTCCTCCCGGCAAGCCGCCGCCAACGTTCGACCCCGAGCACGTGAAGTCGTACGAGATTGGTTTCAAGACGGTCTGGTTCGATCGGCGGCTGACCGCGAACGCATCGTTCTTCTTGGCGGACTACACGGATCAGCAGGTGCTGACGTTGATCTCGGTTCCGTGTGCAACGCCGGAGGATCCGACGTGTCTGATGATCCAGGCGATCAACGCGAACGCGGCGAGTTCGACTGTGAAAGGGGCGGAGATCGAGTTCCTCGGTCTTCCGACTGACGGATTGCAGCTGACGTGGAACGTGGGTCTCCTGGATTCGGAGTACGACGAATTTCTGTCGACCAGCCAGATTGACGACTCGCCCCTCGACCGCCGCGGCGAGAGCTTCAACAACGTCCCGGAGTTCACGACGTTCCTGGCTGCGCAGTACTCGCTACCGATTACGAGCGGGGCGGAGTGGCTCACCGGATGGCTGACTCCGCGCGTGGAGTGGTACTACCGCAGTTCCGTTCACATCAACGGTCCTGAACTCGAGTCGTCGAACCAGTGGGGCGTCGGCCTCCTAAACGCCCGCCTCTCCTACGACTTCTTGGACGACCGCGCCCAGGTCGCCCTCTGGGGCCGAAACCTCACCGACGAGCGCTACAAGACCGACTCCATCCCCGTAGCCCCCCTCGGTTTCGACAGCGTTTACTTCGCCGTCGGGCGCACCTGGGGCGCGGAACTCTCGTACAGGTTTTAG
- a CDS encoding PQQ-dependent sugar dehydrogenase, whose translation MFLALVATVFLVVRGAGIDLASMVSELRPGSGAKFPEKRAAPKLRALRSLGNNADSFVPEQLFEDLEFRNVLFATQAREDEPLYILEQQGAVWALSTDGSGTRTKVLDLEDRVFYEHGSESGALGLALRPDSNELYLRYVTQRDGMLYDRVSRFDWQDGEVDAASEEVLIDQLHEWHRKRKFGEHFGGGLVFGPDGYLYVALGDEGWVPERDSPQKIHKDLFSGILRIDVDCTPGKSHPPPRQPESGTTRGYCIPDDNPFVGVPNALEEFYLIGLRNPYRFSFDRESGQLWLGDSGSDLAEEVNIGVPGGNYQWSYREGVDKYTASFLKGTKPRPFIGKEQPPLFAYPHGNGNSCIIGGYVYRGTEHPDLVGRYIFGDINSGRIWALLSDGAGQVLSVERVAQVTPYSLLSFSERADGELLLVGRESLGISKLSETDRDQRPPPPLSKTRLFKDLVTLEPANGVVPYELNVPSWSDGAVKRHWVAIPGNGSNTGGKAKRDRVLYRRKGPWGFPAGSVFIQHFELPIDETDPSRTQRVETRMLGLSRRGGAFTASYRWNDDGTEAFLVTERATTEVAVRTKDGGKRIESWTHPAPSDCLTCHHLGAGYVLGVNARQLDRTTTYGEDGTATPQLEAWGQAGMFTISELMLREPDQKAFTRLKTLAPPDAEGASLNGRARSYLDANCSFCHGPAGALFDLRREAALDPLLDRPVRHDFGHEGARLIVPGDPERSLLYQRLASEKPSKMMPPLGRSHADPAGVALIHEWIEQMKPTN comes from the coding sequence TTGTTTCTCGCCCTCGTCGCCACGGTTTTTCTCGTTGTACGCGGGGCCGGAATCGACTTGGCCTCGATGGTCTCGGAACTGCGCCCCGGCAGTGGCGCGAAGTTCCCCGAGAAACGCGCTGCTCCGAAGCTCCGCGCGCTACGATCCCTGGGCAACAACGCCGACAGCTTCGTCCCCGAGCAGCTCTTCGAGGACCTAGAGTTCCGCAACGTGCTGTTCGCCACGCAGGCACGAGAAGACGAACCGCTCTACATCCTCGAACAACAGGGCGCCGTCTGGGCGCTCTCAACGGACGGCAGCGGCACTAGGACCAAGGTCCTCGACCTCGAAGACCGCGTCTTCTACGAGCACGGCAGCGAATCCGGCGCACTCGGACTCGCGCTGCGCCCGGACTCGAACGAGCTGTATCTCCGCTACGTCACCCAACGCGACGGCATGCTCTACGACCGCGTGTCGCGCTTCGACTGGCAGGACGGCGAGGTCGACGCCGCGTCCGAAGAGGTCCTGATCGACCAGCTGCATGAATGGCACCGGAAGCGGAAGTTCGGCGAGCACTTCGGCGGAGGCCTCGTCTTCGGACCCGACGGCTACCTCTACGTCGCGCTCGGAGACGAAGGCTGGGTCCCCGAGCGGGACAGCCCCCAGAAGATCCACAAGGACCTATTCTCCGGCATCCTGCGCATCGACGTCGACTGCACTCCGGGCAAGAGCCATCCGCCACCTCGGCAACCCGAATCCGGCACGACCCGCGGCTACTGCATTCCCGACGACAACCCGTTCGTCGGCGTTCCCAACGCGCTCGAGGAGTTCTACCTCATCGGCTTGCGAAACCCGTACCGCTTCTCCTTCGACCGCGAGAGCGGCCAGCTGTGGCTCGGCGACTCGGGGTCGGACTTGGCCGAAGAGGTCAACATCGGCGTGCCCGGCGGGAACTACCAGTGGAGCTACCGCGAAGGGGTCGACAAATACACAGCGAGTTTCCTCAAGGGGACGAAACCGCGGCCCTTCATCGGCAAGGAGCAGCCTCCGTTGTTCGCCTACCCGCACGGGAACGGCAACAGCTGCATCATCGGCGGCTACGTCTACCGCGGAACGGAGCACCCCGACCTGGTCGGGCGTTACATCTTCGGCGACATCAACTCCGGGCGGATCTGGGCTCTGCTGTCCGACGGCGCCGGCCAGGTCCTGAGCGTCGAACGTGTCGCTCAGGTCACGCCGTACTCGCTCCTCTCCTTCAGCGAGCGGGCTGACGGTGAATTGCTGCTCGTCGGCCGCGAGTCCCTCGGCATCTCGAAACTCAGCGAAACCGATCGGGACCAACGACCCCCGCCACCGCTCTCGAAGACGCGGCTCTTCAAGGATCTCGTGACTCTCGAGCCCGCGAACGGCGTCGTCCCATACGAACTCAACGTCCCCTCCTGGTCGGACGGGGCGGTAAAGCGTCATTGGGTGGCGATTCCCGGAAACGGATCGAACACCGGCGGCAAGGCAAAGCGCGATCGCGTACTGTACCGCCGCAAAGGGCCGTGGGGCTTCCCCGCCGGCTCGGTCTTCATCCAGCACTTCGAGCTTCCCATCGACGAAACGGACCCGAGCCGCACGCAGCGCGTGGAGACCCGCATGCTCGGGCTGAGCCGGCGCGGGGGTGCGTTCACGGCCTCGTACCGATGGAACGACGACGGCACCGAGGCGTTCCTCGTCACTGAACGCGCGACCACGGAGGTCGCCGTCCGAACGAAGGACGGCGGCAAACGGATCGAGTCGTGGACGCATCCCGCGCCGTCCGATTGTCTCACCTGCCACCACCTGGGCGCCGGCTACGTCCTCGGCGTGAACGCTCGCCAGCTCGATCGGACGACGACCTACGGCGAAGACGGCACGGCGACCCCCCAACTCGAAGCCTGGGGACAGGCCGGCATGTTCACGATCAGCGAGCTCATGCTGCGCGAGCCGGATCAGAAGGCGTTCACCCGCCTCAAGACGCTCGCCCCGCCGGACGCGGAGGGTGCGAGCTTGAACGGCCGCGCGCGGTCGTACCTCGATGCGAATTGCAGCTTCTGCCACGGACCCGCCGGCGCCCTGTTCGACCTACGGCGCGAAGCCGCACTCGATCCCCTGCTCGATCGCCCCGTCCGGCACGACTTCGGTCACGAAGGCGCACGCCTGATCGTACCCGGGGACCCCGAACGTTCCCTGCTGTACCAGCGGCTCGCGTCCGAAAAGCCCAGTAAAATGATGCCCCCCCTCGGCCGGAGTCACGCCGACCCTGCGGGCGTCGCGCTCATCCACGAGTGGATCGAGCAGATGAAGCCCACGAACTAG
- a CDS encoding CoA transferase — translation MPAPSASGALVGRRILELADHKTAYCGKLFADMGADVLLIEPPGGDSMRDLPPFWKGKSDPNGGLWFLYANTSKRGITLDLETEEGRTRFLDLAASADAVIEGEAPGRLAALEIGWEALHARNRRTVLTSISGFGQTGPRRDWKSSDLVATALGGAAMVTGYADDPPVRLAGSHAHVMTATNAAGATMIALLHASRTGRGQVVDISAVETVAAVSHITGVGKWLDDGIIPKRAGTGLFASVPSGAYECTDGLVYLMVNRPAHWKGVARWVFEETGQEAILNPLWEGPSANRIEDRELIDMFIGELTAKHSVAEIYHQGQARHLALTPMQTASEVVADPQLAARKYFVDVDLGDGGALRFPGSAYRHEGTPAAIRRRPPTVGEHNDEVFAEQREEGPRLEVEVAVAQALEGLRVIEFSMGMAGPWIGRAMAWCGAEVIKVESKSHPDVTRQYVPPWAPELGVQSRLSPWFTDWNAGKRFVAVDLTNPDAVDLIKQVIATADVVVENFTPGVLEKLGLGWDELRRVKPDLVMFGTSGFGDDGPCRRYVTWGPNLEAASGLAKSSGFAHRPCAMTHFAYPDSVSAMHGLFAVTCALEHRRRTGEGQRVNLSQLEAMVSVYGDVMMEALAIGVDPERVGNRSRYGAPHGCYPCSGDDRWCAIAIFDDEGWRTLCRVAEQPEWAVDPRFATLADRLVHVGELEVLVSQWTANVDAYDLQDRLQAAGIAAGVVQNTEDQHRRDPQLAARGFFEEIDHKLKGKVVANGIPLGFTATPGRTPQTGSAVGEDNDYVFGELLGLGAGEVARLRAIGAVEDSDEPVPELP, via the coding sequence GTGCCGGCTCCTTCCGCTTCCGGCGCTCTCGTCGGCCGTCGCATTCTCGAACTAGCGGACCACAAGACCGCGTATTGTGGAAAGCTGTTTGCGGACATGGGTGCCGACGTGCTGCTGATCGAGCCGCCGGGCGGCGACTCGATGCGGGATCTCCCGCCGTTCTGGAAGGGTAAGTCGGATCCCAACGGCGGGCTGTGGTTCCTGTACGCGAATACGAGCAAGCGCGGCATCACGCTCGACCTCGAAACCGAAGAGGGCCGAACGCGCTTCCTCGATCTCGCGGCTTCCGCCGACGCGGTGATCGAGGGCGAGGCGCCGGGGCGACTCGCAGCGCTCGAGATCGGATGGGAAGCCCTCCACGCACGGAATCGTCGGACCGTGCTCACGTCTATCTCGGGTTTCGGTCAGACGGGTCCCCGCCGCGACTGGAAGTCGTCCGATCTCGTGGCGACGGCGCTCGGTGGTGCGGCGATGGTCACGGGCTACGCGGACGATCCGCCGGTCCGCCTCGCGGGTTCTCACGCGCACGTCATGACCGCGACCAACGCCGCGGGTGCCACGATGATCGCGTTGCTGCACGCGAGCCGCACGGGGCGTGGGCAGGTCGTCGACATCTCGGCCGTGGAGACGGTGGCCGCGGTGAGCCACATCACAGGTGTGGGCAAGTGGCTCGACGACGGGATCATTCCGAAGCGAGCGGGCACGGGGCTCTTCGCGTCCGTGCCGTCGGGTGCCTACGAGTGCACCGACGGGCTGGTCTATCTGATGGTGAACCGCCCCGCACATTGGAAGGGCGTGGCGCGCTGGGTCTTCGAAGAGACGGGACAGGAAGCGATTCTGAATCCCCTGTGGGAAGGCCCGTCCGCGAACCGGATCGAGGATCGCGAGCTCATCGACATGTTCATCGGAGAGCTCACCGCGAAGCACTCCGTGGCCGAGATCTATCATCAGGGCCAAGCGCGCCACCTCGCTTTGACGCCGATGCAGACGGCTTCGGAAGTCGTCGCCGATCCGCAACTCGCGGCGCGGAAGTACTTCGTGGACGTGGACCTGGGTGATGGGGGAGCGCTCCGCTTTCCGGGTTCAGCGTATCGCCACGAAGGAACGCCCGCTGCGATTCGTCGCCGCCCCCCGACCGTGGGGGAGCACAACGACGAGGTGTTCGCGGAGCAGCGTGAGGAAGGGCCGCGGCTGGAGGTGGAGGTCGCGGTTGCCCAGGCGCTCGAAGGACTCCGGGTGATCGAGTTCTCGATGGGAATGGCGGGCCCGTGGATTGGTCGTGCGATGGCGTGGTGCGGGGCCGAGGTCATCAAGGTCGAGTCGAAGAGCCATCCGGACGTGACCCGCCAGTACGTGCCGCCGTGGGCGCCGGAGCTCGGGGTTCAATCCAGGCTGTCTCCCTGGTTCACGGATTGGAATGCCGGCAAGCGTTTCGTGGCGGTCGACCTTACGAACCCCGATGCCGTCGACCTCATCAAGCAGGTGATCGCAACCGCGGACGTCGTCGTGGAGAACTTCACGCCGGGTGTGCTCGAGAAGCTGGGACTCGGTTGGGACGAGCTGCGCCGGGTGAAACCGGATCTAGTGATGTTCGGCACGTCCGGTTTCGGCGACGATGGTCCGTGTCGGCGGTACGTCACGTGGGGGCCGAACCTCGAAGCGGCGTCCGGGCTCGCCAAGAGCTCCGGTTTCGCGCATCGGCCCTGCGCCATGACGCACTTCGCATACCCCGACTCGGTGAGTGCGATGCACGGTCTCTTCGCCGTTACCTGTGCCCTCGAGCACCGCCGTCGAACCGGGGAGGGGCAGCGCGTGAACCTGTCGCAGCTCGAGGCGATGGTGTCGGTGTACGGAGACGTGATGATGGAGGCGCTGGCGATTGGCGTCGATCCGGAACGGGTGGGCAATCGCTCTCGCTACGGCGCGCCGCATGGCTGCTACCCGTGCTCGGGGGATGACCGCTGGTGTGCGATTGCGATCTTCGACGACGAGGGATGGAGAACTCTGTGCCGCGTAGCGGAGCAGCCGGAATGGGCCGTGGATCCGCGTTTTGCGACTCTTGCGGACCGGCTCGTCCACGTGGGTGAGCTCGAAGTCCTCGTGTCGCAATGGACCGCGAACGTCGACGCCTACGACCTGCAAGATCGTCTTCAGGCGGCCGGAATCGCGGCGGGGGTCGTACAGAACACCGAGGACCAGCACCGGCGGGACCCTCAGCTCGCGGCACGCGGGTTCTTCGAGGAGATTGATCATAAACTGAAGGGCAAGGTCGTCGCGAACGGCATCCCACTCGGCTTCACGGCGACCCCGGGACGAACGCCGCAAACGGGCTCGGCTGTGGGCGAGGACAACGATTATGTCTTCGGCGAACTCCTCGGTCTCGGCGCGGGTGAGGTTGCGCGACTTCGGGCCATCGGCGCCGTCGAGGACTCGGACGAGCCCGTCCCCGAGCTTCCGTGA